In Pontibacillus yanchengensis, the following are encoded in one genomic region:
- a CDS encoding iron-sulfur cluster biosynthesis family protein produces MKLHITDEAKKQLQQLQPVNHSMLRLYYDTDGCGCGVDGMPILHFTDQQTVYDEEVENDNYTVIIDDQQKLFFDESMTLEWNGQLFRLKSPKGMLNASISSTDIEKGGALVEQDE; encoded by the coding sequence GTGAAGTTACACATAACAGATGAAGCGAAAAAGCAATTACAACAACTACAACCAGTTAATCATTCTATGCTAAGATTGTACTATGATACAGATGGATGTGGGTGTGGAGTGGATGGAATGCCCATTCTCCATTTTACAGACCAGCAAACAGTCTATGATGAAGAAGTGGAGAACGACAACTATACTGTAATAATAGATGATCAACAAAAGCTGTTTTTTGATGAAAGTATGACGTTAGAATGGAATGGCCAATTGTTTCGGTTGAAAAGTCCAAAAGGTATGCTCAATGCTTCCATTTCTTCTACGGACATTGAAAAAGGAGGTGCCCTTGTTGAGCAAGACGAATAA
- a CDS encoding MBL fold metallo-hydrolase, translating to MIHTTDTIHQLTVPTPFGVGDVHMYVLKGEALTLVDAGIKTDEAWGVLVNGLQQLGYTPEDVEQVILTHHHPDHIGLLDRFSNVRGIYGHEDNRRWLERDEVFLNRYHSFFYDLYSKFGVGEEYKSFFKHLRDPLKYVPSGTLTGTLVEGNTLPGHEDWEVLETPGHAESHLSFYRKQDGTMISGDHLLYHISSNPLLEPPREPGGERPKPLLSYRKTMEKCLHYPISEVLPGHGPIFTGVHDIIHTRFEKQEQRAEKVYDMLVDKPLSPFEVCQKLFPKHIKKEFGLTMSETVGQLDYLEDTHRVHVELRNGVVYYQAI from the coding sequence ATGATACACACAACAGATACCATCCATCAATTAACGGTTCCTACTCCTTTTGGCGTTGGAGATGTCCATATGTATGTACTAAAAGGGGAGGCGCTGACGCTTGTAGATGCTGGGATTAAAACCGATGAAGCATGGGGAGTTCTTGTAAACGGACTACAACAACTAGGATATACTCCTGAAGATGTAGAACAGGTTATTTTAACACATCACCATCCGGATCATATCGGTTTATTAGATCGATTTTCGAACGTAAGAGGTATCTATGGTCACGAAGATAATAGACGTTGGCTAGAAAGGGATGAAGTTTTTTTAAATCGCTATCATTCATTCTTTTATGACTTATATAGTAAGTTTGGAGTCGGGGAGGAGTATAAATCGTTTTTTAAACATTTACGAGATCCTTTAAAGTATGTTCCATCTGGCACATTGACAGGCACTCTCGTAGAAGGTAATACCCTTCCAGGACATGAGGATTGGGAGGTGCTGGAAACACCTGGGCATGCAGAAAGTCACTTGTCTTTCTATCGCAAACAAGATGGTACGATGATTTCTGGAGATCATCTGCTTTATCATATATCCTCCAATCCACTATTGGAACCTCCGCGCGAGCCCGGAGGAGAACGGCCTAAGCCTTTATTATCTTACCGGAAAACAATGGAGAAATGCTTGCACTATCCTATTAGCGAGGTGCTCCCAGGACACGGTCCCATCTTCACAGGTGTTCATGACATTATCCATACACGATTTGAAAAGCAAGAGCAGCGTGCTGAAAAAGTGTATGATATGCTGGTTGATAAGCCGCTATCTCCATTTGAGGTTTGCCAGAAGTTATTTCCAAAACATATCAAGAAAGAATTTGGATTAACCATGTCAGAAACGGTTGGCCAATTGGATTATTTAGAGGATACTCATCGGGTCCACGTTGAACTTCGTAACGGTGTAGTTTATTATCAAGCAATTTAG
- a CDS encoding DNA polymerase thumb domain-containing protein, translated as MVNPTIDYSSFPDRKILCVDMKSFYASCAAIEKGLDPITSHIAVVADLNRPGSVVLAASPALKKDFGIRTGNRLFEIPEDPRIHLVSAQMRMYLEISTEITRLFHRYVPKEAIHTYSVDESFLDVTGTEKLWGSAQEVANMIRKELFETFHLHCAIGIGPNMLLSKLCLDLDAKKKGVEEWTYNDIRKKLWPVSPLSEMWGIGSRMERRLNRLGITTVGQLANFPLEQLEKIFGVMGNQLYYHANGVDLSELGAPIMQGQISFGKSQILMRDYPDPNEVRYVILEMCEEVSKRARTSEKAGRTISLGLGYSQDEGGGGFHRSKSIDVPTNITKEVYEVCMQLFNEFYSNQTVRKISITLSNITEDEGMQLSLFEPERDKKRDLGYVMDEIREKYGSDALLRAVSYTKAGTAKHRSKLVGGHYAE; from the coding sequence ATGGTAAATCCAACGATTGACTATAGCTCCTTTCCTGATCGGAAAATTTTATGTGTAGATATGAAGAGTTTTTATGCTAGTTGTGCTGCGATTGAGAAAGGACTTGATCCGATTACGAGTCACATTGCGGTCGTTGCGGATCTGAATCGACCAGGAAGTGTAGTGTTAGCGGCATCTCCTGCTTTGAAAAAGGACTTCGGCATTCGTACAGGGAACAGACTGTTTGAAATACCAGAAGATCCGCGGATTCACCTAGTATCTGCGCAGATGCGGATGTATTTAGAAATCTCGACGGAAATAACCAGATTATTTCATCGTTATGTTCCTAAAGAGGCGATCCATACGTACAGTGTGGATGAAAGCTTTCTCGATGTGACTGGTACGGAAAAACTGTGGGGAAGTGCTCAAGAGGTAGCAAATATGATTCGAAAGGAACTGTTTGAGACATTTCATCTACATTGTGCGATTGGAATTGGACCGAATATGCTATTGTCGAAGCTTTGTCTAGATTTAGATGCCAAGAAAAAAGGTGTTGAAGAATGGACCTATAATGATATTAGAAAAAAGCTTTGGCCCGTATCTCCATTAAGTGAAATGTGGGGGATTGGTTCACGTATGGAGAGGCGGCTGAATCGTTTAGGTATTACGACTGTTGGCCAGTTAGCGAACTTCCCACTTGAGCAACTCGAAAAAATTTTTGGGGTAATGGGGAACCAGCTCTATTATCATGCTAATGGTGTGGATTTATCAGAGCTTGGTGCGCCAATTATGCAAGGCCAAATTAGCTTTGGGAAAAGCCAGATCCTCATGCGGGATTATCCAGACCCAAATGAAGTACGGTATGTAATTTTAGAAATGTGTGAGGAAGTATCCAAACGAGCACGAACAAGCGAAAAAGCCGGGCGAACGATTAGTCTTGGATTAGGTTACAGCCAAGATGAAGGAGGGGGGGGATTCCATCGCTCCAAATCCATAGATGTTCCTACAAATATTACGAAAGAAGTTTATGAGGTATGCATGCAGTTGTTCAATGAATTCTACAGCAATCAAACGGTTAGAAAAATTTCCATTACGTTATCAAACATAACAGAAGACGAAGGCATGCAGTTGAGCTTGTTCGAGCCAGAGCGTGATAAGAAACGCGACCTTGGCTACGTAATGGATGAGATTCGTGAGAAATACGGCAGTGATGCTTTGTTGCGTGCCGTTTCCTATACGAAAGCTGGTACGGCTAAGCATCGAAGTAAATTAGTAGGTGGTCATTATGCGGAATGA
- a CDS encoding YqkE family protein yields the protein MPLLSKTNKKQQEQDGTLKDLLNEDMLEQLRSKKSNLKKQEKDRQEEEQRRKAEERKRREANKSFEELLNESNLDDPKAFKDK from the coding sequence GTGCCCTTGTTGAGCAAGACGAATAAGAAACAACAAGAACAGGATGGAACGTTAAAAGATTTATTAAATGAAGATATGCTTGAACAGCTCCGTTCGAAGAAATCCAATTTAAAAAAGCAGGAAAAGGATCGACAAGAAGAAGAACAACGTCGTAAAGCAGAAGAACGTAAGCGACGAGAAGCAAATAAGAGCTTTGAAGAATTACTAAATGAAAGTAATTTAGACGATCCAAAGGCTTTTAAAGACAAATGA
- a CDS encoding M20/M25/M40 family metallo-hydrolase, which yields MKQWQTKEELVELLCSLVEYPSITGSEAEIALVEYLYHQLSERTYFQSNPEHLKLHPLKDGRRLLTGLVKKGNTSDTIILLSHFDVVGVEDFGSKKNLSFHPKALTADYHRYRDELPDSVQNDLERGEWLFGRGVMDMKAGLTLHMSMLEKAMDGEFEGNILLLTVPDEEANSLGMLSALPALQQIKEQENLTFRACLNGEPMFSQYPGDPHNYVYSGSIGKVLPGFFCYGKETHVGEPFAGLNANLMVSYLAQELELNEAFIETVGDETTPPPVSLMQRDLKEEYSVQTPQTAVAMYNVLYLKQSVKELNEKLLQAAYKASEHTTAHYNSKARAFHKEKAGLEFPEMNVRVLMYEELVEEAVSRFGRREVERRENLLMNQREKGDREFSTLLVHELASLCKDLAPMIVLFYSPPFYPAVSSKQDPYIEETLKNVMHFTKKHYKVELEEIEFFPGLSDLSFIGPTTSQTTLGTLMDNMPLKGKGYDLTEGMLQTLQMPILNVGPRGKDPHQWTERLELSYSFEYLPHILTDTIHHLLKK from the coding sequence ATGAAACAGTGGCAAACAAAAGAAGAACTCGTTGAGCTATTGTGCTCGTTAGTGGAGTACCCAAGCATTACAGGAAGTGAAGCTGAAATAGCACTAGTAGAATACTTGTACCATCAGCTATCAGAACGTACTTATTTTCAATCCAACCCTGAACATCTGAAGTTGCATCCGCTTAAGGATGGAAGAAGATTGTTAACAGGTTTAGTTAAAAAAGGCAATACATCTGACACCATCATATTACTTAGTCACTTTGATGTGGTTGGAGTAGAGGACTTCGGTTCGAAAAAGAATCTATCCTTTCATCCAAAAGCATTAACAGCTGATTATCATCGCTACCGAGATGAACTTCCAGATTCCGTACAAAACGATTTGGAACGTGGAGAATGGCTATTCGGTAGAGGTGTAATGGATATGAAAGCTGGTTTGACATTGCATATGTCCATGCTCGAAAAAGCAATGGATGGAGAGTTTGAAGGAAATATATTACTGCTGACAGTTCCAGACGAAGAAGCAAATTCACTTGGTATGCTAAGTGCATTGCCTGCTCTGCAACAAATTAAGGAACAAGAAAATTTAACATTTCGTGCTTGCTTGAATGGTGAACCGATGTTTAGTCAGTACCCAGGTGATCCTCATAATTATGTGTACTCTGGATCAATCGGAAAAGTGTTACCAGGCTTTTTCTGCTATGGAAAAGAGACGCATGTGGGGGAGCCGTTTGCTGGGTTAAATGCCAATTTAATGGTGAGTTATCTTGCACAGGAACTTGAATTAAATGAAGCATTTATAGAAACGGTAGGCGATGAAACTACCCCGCCACCAGTCAGTCTAATGCAGCGGGACCTAAAAGAGGAATATTCCGTACAAACGCCTCAAACTGCTGTGGCTATGTATAATGTCCTCTATTTAAAACAATCAGTAAAGGAACTGAATGAAAAACTGTTGCAAGCAGCTTATAAGGCTAGTGAACACACAACTGCCCATTATAATTCGAAAGCGAGAGCGTTTCACAAAGAGAAGGCAGGTCTTGAATTTCCAGAGATGAACGTTCGAGTGTTAATGTATGAGGAGTTAGTAGAGGAAGCTGTTTCTCGTTTTGGTCGTCGTGAGGTGGAACGAAGAGAAAACTTATTGATGAATCAACGAGAGAAAGGGGACCGAGAGTTTTCTACTTTATTAGTGCATGAACTAGCATCATTGTGTAAAGATTTAGCTCCGATGATTGTGTTGTTTTATAGTCCTCCATTTTATCCGGCGGTTTCATCGAAACAAGATCCATATATTGAAGAGACATTAAAAAATGTAATGCATTTTACAAAAAAACATTACAAAGTAGAATTGGAGGAAATTGAATTTTTCCCTGGTTTATCTGATCTAAGTTTCATCGGGCCTACGACCTCCCAGACAACATTGGGTACATTAATGGATAATATGCCATTAAAAGGGAAGGGGTATGATCTTACGGAGGGAATGCTTCAAACATTGCAGATGCCAATTTTAAATGTTGGTCCACGCGGGAAGGACCCACACCAATGGACGGAAAGGCTGGAGTTATCCTACAGTTTTGAATACCTCCCACATATATTAACGGATACGATCCATCATTTATTAAAGAAATAA
- a CDS encoding putative holin-like toxin — MPLDAYQMFVILFSFGSFLVGLLGLVVKLISEFINKK; from the coding sequence ATGCCTCTGGACGCTTACCAAATGTTTGTTATTTTATTTTCGTTTGGTAGCTTTTTAGTTGGTCTGCTTGGTTTAGTTGTAAAGCTGATTTCTGAGTTTATCAACAAAAAATAG
- a CDS encoding universal stress protein, which produces MQRILVAYDGSELSKQALQEARKKAEEFHADVHVITIINPTGPFTNKAVYKSIEEDLIKESELELKKVESGEFHDLSENITTEVLVGNAGAEICKYAEQHDIELIIIGSRGLGNVKELFLGSVSHNVVQHSHCPVLVIK; this is translated from the coding sequence ATGCAAAGAATTCTAGTTGCTTATGATGGCTCCGAATTGAGTAAACAAGCATTACAAGAGGCAAGAAAGAAAGCAGAAGAATTCCACGCAGATGTGCATGTAATCACTATTATCAACCCTACAGGACCATTTACGAATAAGGCAGTTTACAAGAGTATTGAGGAGGACCTTATAAAGGAATCTGAACTCGAGCTCAAAAAAGTGGAAAGCGGTGAATTTCACGATTTATCAGAAAACATTACAACAGAAGTCTTAGTCGGAAATGCCGGAGCTGAAATTTGTAAGTATGCAGAACAACATGACATAGAATTAATTATCATTGGAAGTCGAGGACTAGGCAATGTTAAAGAGTTATTCCTAGGTAGCGTAAGTCATAATGTAGTACAGCATTCCCATTGCCCTGTCTTAGTTATTAAATAA
- a CDS encoding HPr family phosphocarrier protein has product MELNVQKPIFAESASNFVNKMSEFPDTILVKKEQWVVDAKSLLGVLAVSLQPGQQVTVEVQGNNEEAIRQALVDTGLFTSVS; this is encoded by the coding sequence ATGGAATTAAACGTACAAAAACCTATTTTTGCAGAATCAGCAAGTAATTTTGTAAACAAAATGAGTGAATTTCCTGATACGATTTTAGTAAAAAAAGAGCAATGGGTCGTAGATGCAAAAAGCTTACTCGGTGTTCTCGCTGTATCCTTGCAGCCCGGTCAACAAGTTACCGTTGAAGTTCAAGGCAATAATGAAGAAGCGATTCGTCAAGCGTTGGTAGACACCGGGTTATTCACTTCTGTTTCTTAA
- a CDS encoding VOC family protein, with translation MKKTLDHIGVAIRDMQANIDFYESVLGATLIDHYRSNAKGVESEIAIMDIDGDRTELLAPTNNTTSPIARFIKQNGKGVHHVAYHVGDLDEALQELKEKGVRTLPDSLRTNKHGRRLIYLNPADTDGTIIEYCDYPESY, from the coding sequence ATGAAAAAAACATTAGATCACATTGGCGTCGCTATTCGAGACATGCAAGCCAATATTGATTTTTACGAGAGTGTGCTAGGTGCCACATTAATTGATCACTATCGAAGTAACGCAAAAGGTGTAGAAAGTGAAATTGCAATTATGGACATAGATGGGGACCGAACAGAATTGTTAGCTCCTACGAATAATACAACCTCACCTATTGCTCGTTTTATCAAGCAAAATGGGAAAGGGGTTCATCATGTGGCGTACCACGTGGGAGATTTGGATGAGGCATTACAGGAGTTGAAGGAAAAAGGGGTTCGAACTCTTCCTGACTCATTACGTACGAACAAACACGGTCGACGCTTAATTTATTTAAATCCAGCTGATACAGATGGCACTATCATTGAATATTGTGATTATCCAGAATCATATTAA
- a CDS encoding SDR family NAD(P)-dependent oxidoreductase: protein MNNKLKNKRIVITGASSGIGERIAWHVAQGGGIPILIARRKEKLEELVANLPVQGFWYTCDLADPEHIRTTFHSIFQDHGQIDVLVNNAGFGVFESVSDTDMNAFHSMFDVNVLGLIQCVKEVLPRMMEQNHGHIVNIASLAGKMSTPKSAGYASTKHAVIGFTNALRLEMSSYHIFVTGVNLGPVRTSFFDTADPGGEYKASVERYMLDPNHVASRIVSHLFTSKREINMPSWMEAGAKLYQLMPGVMEKVFRSQFSKK, encoded by the coding sequence ATGAACAATAAACTGAAAAACAAACGAATTGTGATTACTGGAGCTTCGAGTGGAATTGGGGAGCGAATTGCTTGGCATGTTGCTCAAGGGGGGGGCATACCTATATTAATCGCTCGTAGGAAAGAGAAGTTAGAAGAATTGGTAGCAAATCTGCCTGTTCAAGGGTTTTGGTACACGTGTGATCTCGCCGATCCAGAACATATTCGAACTACATTTCACTCCATTTTCCAGGACCATGGTCAGATTGATGTTCTAGTGAACAATGCGGGCTTTGGCGTATTCGAATCGGTTAGTGACACTGACATGAATGCCTTCCATTCCATGTTTGATGTGAATGTATTAGGGTTAATACAATGTGTAAAAGAAGTGCTCCCGCGTATGATGGAACAAAATCACGGCCACATCGTGAATATTGCTTCACTTGCTGGAAAGATGTCGACGCCAAAGAGCGCTGGTTACGCATCCACGAAACATGCTGTTATCGGATTTACAAACGCCCTTCGCTTGGAAATGAGCTCGTACCACATTTTCGTTACGGGCGTCAATTTAGGTCCTGTTCGAACGAGCTTTTTTGATACGGCCGACCCTGGGGGGGAGTATAAAGCATCTGTGGAACGTTATATGCTAGATCCTAATCATGTTGCGAGTAGAATAGTTTCTCACCTTTTCACGTCTAAACGTGAAATCAATATGCCTAGTTGGATGGAAGCTGGTGCAAAGTTATACCAACTTATGCCAGGAGTTATGGAAAAAGTGTTTCGAAGCCAGTTCAGTAAGAAATAA
- a CDS encoding glycerophosphodiester phosphodiesterase, with product MNTTIFAHRGASHFAPENTMPAFQLAINVGAEGIETDVQLTKDNIPVLIHDETLHRTTNGSGYVKDFTYNELKTLDAGSWFSPKYHGTSLLSLEEFLTWAQDQSIYINIELKNNIIDYKNIESIVYEYIKAFNLQSRVIISSFNPHSVKRFGKLTDEVETALLLSQRTRNALSYVKKVGASALHAKYSLLTKKLVEDCQDRDLSLRIYTVNRPSRIMRCYKFKCDGIFTDVPHSAIEYQELYRHKHR from the coding sequence ATGAATACAACGATATTCGCTCACCGAGGAGCAAGTCACTTCGCACCAGAAAATACGATGCCAGCCTTTCAATTAGCCATCAATGTAGGTGCAGAAGGAATCGAAACAGATGTACAACTAACAAAAGATAACATTCCGGTCCTTATTCATGACGAAACGTTACACCGTACAACAAATGGGTCAGGCTATGTAAAGGATTTTACATATAATGAATTAAAAACTTTAGATGCCGGATCCTGGTTTTCCCCTAAATACCATGGCACTTCTCTCCTATCATTAGAGGAGTTCTTAACATGGGCACAAGATCAATCAATCTATATAAACATTGAACTAAAAAATAACATTATTGACTACAAAAATATTGAATCAATCGTTTATGAGTACATTAAAGCGTTCAACTTACAATCCCGAGTCATTATCTCTAGCTTTAACCCACATAGTGTGAAGCGTTTCGGAAAATTAACGGATGAAGTTGAAACAGCATTATTATTGTCCCAGCGCACTAGAAATGCTTTATCTTACGTAAAAAAAGTGGGAGCTAGTGCACTTCACGCAAAGTACTCCCTGCTCACTAAAAAGCTAGTTGAGGATTGCCAAGACCGCGACCTTTCATTACGGATCTATACAGTTAATCGCCCATCTAGAATCATGCGTTGCTATAAATTCAAATGCGATGGTATTTTTACAGATGTTCCCCATTCAGCAATTGAATATCAAGAGCTTTACCGACATAAGCACCGTTAG
- a CDS encoding AbgT family transporter, which yields MDNTHQRGWIMKALDFIERVGNKLPHPATIFAIFAVLIVFASGLMAALNVSVEDPIKEETVQVFNLMSADGIKYMFESFVSNFTGFAPLGTVLVTMLGIGIAERSGLISAMLRGMVTSVPNYLITASLVFAGIMSSMAADAGYVVVVPLGALLYAGLGRHPLAGLAAAFAGVSAGFSANLSLTALDPLLAELTVKAVEGSIYASYASEITYTMNYFFMVASVFLLTAVGTWVTSRFVEPRLGTYEGEVEEEINYLSKTEKKGLILSFLSLLVTLSLLSLLIVPSWGPLRGDEFLQSPFFFNLVPSIFIAFFVPGLVYGMVTKNITSDKDVANQLTKTMETMGSFIVLSFFAAQFVAYFSKTNIGRIIAIKGAEFLKTTGMEDFRVILLFIIVAALINLFMGSATAKWAIMAPVFVPIMMRIGYSPEFTTLIYRIADSTTNVISPLMTYFAIVIAFAQKYDKNVGIGTLISTMLPYSIAFFFAWVLMLVIWVTIGLPIGPGTGIEFNQDMWSN from the coding sequence ATGGATAACACCCATCAACGTGGCTGGATTATGAAAGCCTTAGACTTCATCGAACGAGTCGGAAATAAGCTTCCTCATCCAGCAACTATTTTTGCTATATTTGCTGTTTTAATCGTATTTGCTTCAGGACTTATGGCAGCGTTAAACGTTTCTGTGGAGGATCCGATTAAAGAGGAAACCGTTCAAGTCTTTAATCTCATGTCTGCAGACGGAATTAAATACATGTTTGAAAGCTTTGTCAGCAACTTCACAGGCTTCGCACCTCTAGGTACAGTACTTGTAACGATGCTTGGTATAGGGATTGCTGAACGCTCTGGACTCATTAGTGCAATGCTACGAGGAATGGTAACATCTGTTCCAAATTACCTCATTACCGCTTCCCTCGTCTTCGCAGGTATCATGTCTAGTATGGCTGCGGACGCAGGGTATGTAGTTGTCGTACCACTTGGGGCGTTGTTATACGCAGGACTTGGTCGTCATCCTCTAGCTGGACTAGCTGCAGCTTTTGCTGGTGTCTCAGCAGGTTTCAGTGCCAATTTATCGCTGACTGCCCTTGATCCTTTATTAGCTGAGTTGACTGTAAAAGCTGTTGAGGGATCGATTTATGCATCATATGCTAGTGAAATCACGTACACCATGAACTATTTCTTTATGGTGGCATCTGTATTCTTACTAACTGCGGTTGGAACTTGGGTAACAAGCCGCTTTGTAGAACCGCGTTTAGGAACGTATGAAGGAGAAGTAGAGGAAGAAATCAACTACCTTTCTAAAACGGAGAAAAAAGGACTTATTCTTTCCTTCCTTTCGTTACTTGTAACACTAAGTTTATTATCTTTATTAATTGTGCCAAGTTGGGGGCCACTACGAGGAGATGAATTCTTACAATCTCCATTCTTCTTTAACCTTGTCCCTAGTATCTTCATTGCCTTCTTTGTACCTGGTTTAGTATACGGAATGGTGACGAAAAACATCACAAGCGACAAAGATGTAGCGAATCAATTGACGAAGACAATGGAAACGATGGGCTCCTTTATTGTACTCTCTTTCTTTGCAGCACAATTTGTTGCATACTTTAGTAAGACCAATATTGGACGGATCATAGCCATAAAGGGAGCAGAATTCCTGAAAACAACAGGAATGGAAGATTTCCGAGTTATTCTTTTATTTATTATTGTGGCTGCACTTATTAACTTATTTATGGGAAGCGCAACAGCAAAATGGGCCATCATGGCACCCGTTTTTGTTCCAATTATGATGAGAATTGGCTACTCTCCTGAATTCACAACGTTAATTTATCGTATAGCAGATTCTACGACAAACGTTATTTCACCACTCATGACATACTTTGCGATTGTAATAGCATTTGCCCAAAAATATGATAAGAATGTTGGTATAGGTACCCTAATTTCCACGATGCTACCATATTCCATCGCATTCTTTTTCGCCTGGGTTCTAATGCTCGTCATTTGGGTGACAATCGGTCTTCCTATTGGACCGGGAACAGGAATAGAATTCAATCAAGACATGTGGTCTAACTAA
- a CDS encoding GrpB family protein — protein MRKVEIVPYKSEWKKEFIKEKNLLSPIFSTLHSRIHHIGSTSVPGLAAKPIIDILIEVFDINEVDQLSYGMAVLGYEAKGEHGIPKRRFFFKNENGRRTHHIHVFERDTEDVIRHLSFRNYLVAHPEKSQEYMELKERLAEAYPENIDAYMDGKHDWVQEHERIAIEWSQREL, from the coding sequence ATGAGAAAAGTGGAAATTGTTCCATATAAATCAGAATGGAAAAAGGAATTTATAAAAGAAAAGAACCTACTGTCTCCTATTTTTTCAACACTCCATAGCCGTATTCACCATATTGGAAGCACCAGTGTACCTGGACTTGCTGCTAAACCCATCATCGATATCCTTATAGAGGTTTTTGATATCAACGAGGTGGACCAACTCAGTTATGGTATGGCTGTGTTAGGTTATGAAGCGAAAGGAGAACACGGTATTCCAAAGAGGCGATTCTTCTTCAAAAATGAAAATGGACGACGAACGCATCATATACATGTGTTTGAACGAGACACGGAGGATGTAATTCGTCACTTGAGTTTTCGCAATTACCTAGTCGCACATCCAGAAAAATCTCAGGAGTACATGGAACTTAAGGAACGACTTGCCGAGGCGTATCCTGAAAATATCGATGCTTATATGGACGGAAAGCACGATTGGGTGCAAGAGCATGAACGAATTGCGATAGAGTGGTCTCAGCGTGAATTGTAA